GTAGCCCCGGCGGTCCCGGGGCTCAGACGAGCTCCGCGACGGTCACGCGCCGGCGCGGCCGGGAGGCCCATTCGGCCAGGACGGTCCGGAACTCGTCCGTGACGACGACCGTCGAGCTTGCCGCGTACCAGCCCCGCATCGAGACCTGGACGCGGACGCCGGCCCGTTCGGCGAGGCGTCGGGCGGTCGAGCGCGAGCAACCGACGGCGTGCGCGATATCGAAGAGTTCGACGCACTTGCCGGCCGGCGGCAGGCGGGCTTCGTCGATGGGCTCGGGCGGCAGCTTGGCGGAGAACACGTTGACTGCCTGAGCGAGCCGGGCAGCCCGGGCGAGCTCCAGCCGCCTCTCGAACCGTGCGCCCCGGGCGCGGCCGTCGCCCTCGCGGCGCATCTCGGCGAGGCGCTCGCCCCACCTCCATTCGTCCAGCGCCTGCGCGGTCGCGTGCGCGATCAGCTTCCCGTGCAGTTCGCCGACGGCGGGGCCGACGAGGAGCGCCCGGGCCGACCAGGCCTCACCCGTGCCCGGGTCGCTGACGTAGGCCCGGAGCGGCGCCCCGGCGTCCATGTGCGGGGCGACCTCGCGCGCCACGCCCCGGGGCAAATGCCCGAGGCGGATGTCGTTCCTCCACCAAACTTCGACGGCGCGCGGGTCGTAGCGGTTCTCCGGCGCCCGGACGAGGACCAGGCGGTCCCCGGCGCGGGGGCGAACCGGCTCGCCG
This sequence is a window from Methylobacterium sp. SyP6R. Protein-coding genes within it:
- a CDS encoding HIRAN domain-containing protein, whose amino-acid sequence is MTDSPFEVPGAVLLEGADAAIEADRIRAGEPWAACEIAGLQFYDYSTEGLDGEPVRPRAGDRLVLVRAPENRYDPRAVEVWWRNDIRLGHLPRGVAREVAPHMDAGAPLRAYVSDPGTGEAWSARALLVGPAVGELHGKLIAHATAQALDEWRWGERLAEMRREGDGRARGARFERRLELARAARLAQAVNVFSAKLPPEPIDEARLPPAGKCVELFDIAHAVGCSRSTARRLAERAGVRVQVSMRGWYAASSTVVVTDEFRTVLAEWASRPRRRVTVAELV